From one Lycium ferocissimum isolate CSIRO_LF1 chromosome 5, AGI_CSIRO_Lferr_CH_V1, whole genome shotgun sequence genomic stretch:
- the LOC132057041 gene encoding uncharacterized protein LOC132057041, producing MASVDVSHVDLEAGTSGSSEEGSVCFSDADEGSCYSQFYSTADGSNYDDYSFACATESEIGEAMVESRRVSSVAESDRSVDLENGNGETKLHVGKIIERDCRICHLSLLSSDTPESGVAIELGCSCKDDLAATHRHCAEAWFKIKGNKTCEICNSIARNVVGPNDIESAQQTNESSAVATSAVSAPVSATSEARTCLNGHRFLNFLLACMVFAFVISWLFHFNIPS from the exons ATGGCAAGTGTAGATGTGTCTCATGTTGATTTAGAGGCTGGTACCAGTGGTAGCAGTGAAGAGGGTAGTGTTTGTTTCTCTGATGCTGATGAAGGTTCTTGTTATTCTCAGTTTTATTCAACAGCTGATGGttcaaattatgatgattataGTTTTGCTTGTGCTACTGAGTCTGAGATTGGTGAAGCTATGGTGGAGTCTAGAAGAGTTTCATCTGTAGCTGAGTCTGATAGATCAGTGGATTTAGAAAATGGAAATGGTGAAACAAAGTTGCATGTTGGGAAAATTATTGAAAGAGATTGTAGGATTTGTCATTTGAGTTTGTTGAGTTCTGATACTCCTGAATCTGGTGTTGCCATTGAATTAGGATGTTCCTGTAAAGATGATTTGGCTGCTACACATAGGCATTGTGCTGAGGCATGGTTCAAAATCAAAGGAAATAA GACTTGTGAAATATGCAATTCCATCGCACGCAACGTTGTTGGTCCAAATGATATTGAGTCAGCACAGCAAACTAATGAATCAAGCGCGGTGGCTACAAGTGCAGTGTCTGCACCGGTATCAGCAACTTCAGAAGCTCgaacttgtttgaatggtcaTCGGTTCTTGAATTTCCTCTTAGCTTGTATGGTATTCGCGTTTGTCATCTCTTGGCTCTTCCACTTTAACATCCCATCGTAG
- the LOC132057042 gene encoding mitochondrial import inner membrane translocase subunit TIM10-like gives MAAVPSQMEREQIFSMAEKEMEYRVEMFNKLTHTCFKKCVENKYKDSELNMGENNCIDRCVSKYWQVTNLVGTLLGNTKPM, from the exons ATGGCTGCTGTTCCTTCACAGATGGAAAGAGaacag ATATTCTCAATGGCAGAAAAAGAGATGGAGTACAGAGTTGAAATGTTTAACAA GCTTACGCATACATGCTTCAAGAAATGCGTTGAGAACAA GTACAAGGACTCGGAGTTGAACATGGGTGAAAATAATTGTATTGACCGATGTGTTTCGAAGTACTGGCAG GTGACTAACCTAGTGGGAACACTTCTTGGGAACACTAAGCCCATGTAA